The Pseudomonas solani genome segment ACCTGGGCTTTCAGGCAGGCGGCCAGGCGCACCCCCAGGTCCTCCACCAGCGCCGGCAGGCAGGCCGGGTCGGCCGCGAAATGAATGGATGAGACGACGCCCTGCAAATGCTCGTTGGTCATGCCGAAACTCCTTCTACCGTTGTGCAATGCTGGCGGCGAGGGTAAAACCTCAACTTAACTTGAGGTCAAGAGGAAATGGCACGCATGCCCAAGGTGACGGCGAGCAACATCGGCAAGGCGCTGACGGTGGGCCAGGTGGCCGAACGCAGCGGGGTGGCGGTCTCCACCCTGCACTTCTACGAAGCCAAGGGACTGATCAGCAGCACCCGCAACGCCGGCAACCAGCGCCGCTATCCACGGGAGGTGCTGCGGCGGGTGGCGGTGATCAAGGTGGCCCAGCGCCTGGGCATCCCCCTGGCGTCCATCCACGCGGCGCTGATGACCCTGCCGGAAGGTCGCACGCCCACCGCCGCCGATTGGCATGCGCTCTCGGCGCGCTGGAAGGCGGAGCTGGACGAACGCATCCGTCGCCTCACCCAGTTGCGCGACCAACTCGACGGCTGCATCGGCTGCGGCTGCCTGACCATGGAGGTCTGCCCCCTGCGCAACCCCGGCGATGAACTCTCCGACCTGGGCAGTGGGCCGGTGCTGCTGGACACGGGCGACGCCGTCGAGTGACCGATTATCGAACGAAATAACCCAAGGCAAACCCACCGCCCGCCCGCCATCGATTGATTAAATTAACCAGTTAGTACATTTTTCATTGCAACGCTCCCCGTGCATTCGGGAGGGTTCATAACAATGGAGAAATGTCCGCGATGTCCCCCACCCTGCTGGTCCTCAACGGCCCCAACCTGAACATGCTCGGCACCCGCGAGCCCGCCAACTACGGCCACGAAACCCTCGCCGATATCGAGCGGCTGTGCTGCGAAACGGGCGCTGCGCTGGGCCTTGAGGTCGAATGCCGCCAGACCAACCACGAAGGCCAGCTGATCGACTGGATCCACCAGGCGCGCGGCCGCTGCGCCGGCATCCTGATCAACCCCGGTGCCTGGACCCACACCTCGGTCGCCATCCGCGACGCCCTGGTGGCCAGCGAGCTGCCGGTGGTCGAGGTGCACCTCTCCAACGTCCACAAGCGCGAGGAATTCCGCCAGCACTCCTTCGTCTCCGCCATCGCCGTCGGGGTCATCTGCGGCCTGGGCAGCGACGGCTACCGCGCCGGCGTGCAGCATTTCGCCAAGCGGCTCGCGGGGTGAGGCCATGACTGCACATGCAAGCGTTCTCGCCGGCCTGATCGGCTCAGGCATCCAGGCCTCGCGCACCCCTGCCCTGCACGAGCACGAAGGCGATGCCCAAGGCCTGCGCTACCTCTACCGGCTGATCGACCTCGACCCGCTCCAGCTCGATGTCAGCGCCCTGCCCCAGCTGCTGGAAGCCGCCGAGCGCACCGGCTTCACCGGGCTCAACATCACCTTCCCCTGCAAGCAGGCGATCATCCCGCTGCTCGACGAGCTCTCCCCCGAGGCACGCGGCATCGGCGCGGTGAACACCGTGGTGCTGCGTGGCGGTCGACGCGTCGGCCACAACACCGACTGCCTGGGCTTCGCCGAAGGCTTCCGCCGTGGCCTGGGCGACGTCGCCCGTGAGCGCGTGGTGCAGATGGGGGCCGGTGGCGCCGGTGCCGCAGTGGCCCATGCGCTGCTAGCCGAAGGCGTCGGCACGCTGGTGATATTCGATGTCGACGCCAGGCGCGCCCAGAGTCTGGCGGACAACCTCAACCAGCACTTCGGCGCCGGCCGTGCCCACGCGGGCAAGGACCTGCCCGGCGCCCTGGCGACGGCGGAGGGCCTGGTCAACACCACGCCCATGGGCATGGCCAAGCTGCCCGGCACACCGGTACCGGCCGAGTTGCTACGGCCCGCCCTGTGGGTCGCCGAGATCGTCTACTTCCCCCTGGAAACCCAGCTGCTCAAGGACGCCCGCGCCCTCGGTTGCCGCACCCTGGACGGCGGCACCATGGCGGTGTTCCAGGCGGTGAAGGCCTTCGAGCTGTTCAGCGGCAACGAGGCAAACGCCCAGCGCATGCTCGAACACTTCCGCCGCCTCGGTGCCTGATCAGGGCTGCAGGTCGAACAGTGCCTGGCCACTCTCCATGTCGAAGGGCGCGGAGAAGTGGTCATGGACGATGCGCCACTTACCGCCGCTGCGCTGGTAGCCGCAGCTGACGCGCATGTAGCCCTGCTGTTCGACCCCTTCGGCGTTGGTGCCGCCGCACAGGCAGAGGAAGTGGGCGAAGCCGACATCGCCACTGGCGCGGATCTTCACGTGCTGCGGGTCGAAGATCGAATGTCCCTGGCACATCTCCATGCAGTAGGCCCAATGCGCGCCATAGGCCTCACGGCCGACGAACTGCAGCTGGAGGATGGCGTCATAGGCCACCACCTCCTCGGCATAGAAACCGACGATGCGCTTCACGTCCTTGCTGCGTACCGCCTCGGCCCAATCGGCCAGCAGGGCCTGGATCTCGGCGACGGCCTGTTCATTGCTGCTCATGCTGTTTCTCCTTCGTGGTCCAACCCTGAAAACCCATAGCCCGGGCTTCAGCCCGGGCAATCCACATCACTGCCCCAGTTCCGCCAGGCGCCGCTCGATGAAGCGCCGTTCGGTGTCCTGGCGGGTCAGCCCCAGTGCCACCCGGTAGGCCGCGCGGGCCTCGTCGCGGCGGCCGAGGCGGCGGTAGAGATCGGCGCGAGCCGAGTGCGCCAGCTGGTAGTCGCGCAGCTCGCCGCGCTCGAGGATGGCCTCGATCAGCACCAGCCCGGCTTCCGGCCCCTGGTGCATGGCCACCGCCACCGCGCGGTTGAGTTCGATCACCGGCGAGCCGATGCCGCGCTGCAACACGCCATAGAGCGCGACGATCTGCGCCCAGTCGGTGGCCTCGGGCGTGGCGGCGCTGGCGTGCACGGCGGAGATGGCCGCCTGCAGCGTGTACATACCGATGCGCCGCGACGCCAGGGCGCGCTCCACCAGGGCGCAGCCCTCGTCGATCTGCTGGCGGTTCCACAGCGCACGGTCCTGGTCCTCCAGCAACACCAGCTCACCATCCACGCCGGTGCGGGCCTGGCGCCGCGAATCGTGCAGCAGCATCAGCGCCAGCAGCCCCATGACTTCCGAATCCGGCAGCAGCTCCAGCAGCAGGCGCCCCAGGCGGATGGCTTCGGCCGAAAGGTCGGCGCGGGTCAGCGAATCCCCGGAGGTGGCCGAGTAGCCCTCGTTGAACACCAGGTAGATGACCCGCAGCACGTTATCCAGGCGCTCCGGCAGCTCGGCCATGGCCGGCACCTGGTAGGGAATGCGCGCGTCGCGGATCTTCGCCTTGGCGCGGACGATGCGCTGGGCGATGGTCGACGGCGTGGCGAGAAAGGCCCGGGCGATCTCCTCGGTCTTCAGGTCGCACACCTCGCGCAGGGTCAGCGGCACCTGGGCGTCCGCCGGCAGCGCCGGGTGGCAGCAGGTGAAGATCAGGCGCAGGCGGTCGTCTTCCACATCCTCGATCTCCTCGGGCTCGTCACGCTCCAGCTCGATGATCAACTGCGCCTGGCGCGCATCGAAACGGGCGCGCCGGCGCAAGGCGTCGATGGCCTTGAAGCGCCCCGCCGACACCAGCCAGGCGCGCGGGTTGGCCGGCACGCCGTCGACCGGCCACTGCTCGACGGCGGCGATGAAGGCGTCGTGCAACGCCTCCTCCGCCAGCTCGAAATCCCCCAGCAGGCGGATCAGCGTCGCCAGCACCCGGCGCGACTCCTCGCGGTAGGCCGCTTCCACCCGCTGGCGGGCCTGGGTCACCTCCATCAATCGCCCCCGGCCTTGGCCGAGCAGCAGTCGTGGCGCGGGCCAGCGCCTTCGTAGCGGTCGTGGTGGCGCACCCAGTCCATGATCTCGTCCTCGTCGCGGCCCTTGGGCAGCAGGTCGAGGAAGTTGTAGGTGCCCACCAGCATGTCCAGCCCGCGCGCGTAGGTGGAATAGGTGTGGAACACCTCCCCCGAGGGCAGGCGGAAGAACACGCTGAGCCCAGGCATCTCCTCGCCGGGGTCGCGGCTGGTGTCGTAGTTGTAGCGGGCGGTGCCGGCGGCGATCGCCTCGGGCGTGGCGCTGACGCCGAAGTCGGCGTTGAACGCGCAGCCGTGGGACGACACCCACTTGAACGCCCAGCCCATGCGCCGCTTGAAGTCCTGGAACTCCTGCCAGGGCGCACGGGAGACGGCCACCAGGCTGACGTCGTGGTGGGCCAGGTGCAGGTTGGCGCCGTCGAAATGGTCGGCGAGGAATGAGCAACCGTCGCAGCCCTCCTTCCACCCCGGCCCGAACATGAAGTGGTAGACCACCAGGGTGCTGCGGCCCGCGAACAGCTGCTCCAGCGTCTCCTGCCCCGTGGGGCCCTCGAAGCGGTAGGCATCGCTCACCCGCTCCCAGGGCAGGTCGCGGCGGGCGGCGCTGAGTTCGTCACGCAGGCGGTTGAATGCCTTCTCCTTGCGTAGCAGCTCCTTGCGGGCGTCCAGCCACTGTTCGTGGCTGACCACGGGATGGGATTCGATCTTCATCGGGGATTCCTCCGTTGTTCAGAGCCTGGGCAGTTCCTTGATGGGGCGGATCTCGATGCAGCCCAGGCGGGCCGGCGGGATCTTCGACGCGATCTGGATCGCCTCGTTGAGGTCCTTGGCATCGATCAGGTAGAAGCCGCCCACTTGCTCGCGGGTCTCGGCGAAGGGGCCGTCGGTGATCGACAGCTTGTCGCCCTGCAGGCGCAGCGTGGTGGCGGTCGCGGTGGATTGCAGCGCCTCGGCGGCGATGTACTGGCCGCTGCGTTGCAGGCGCTGCTCGTATTCCATGCAGTGGCCGACGATGGATTCGAAGCGCTCGGCGGGCATGGAATCGAGCACGGTCTCGTCGAAGTAGATCAGGCACAGGTACTTCATCATTCGCTCCTTGTTGTGGGGCTTGCATCCATAGTCGAACGGCAGCGGGCCGGATCGACAGGCCCGCTGAAAAAAAGTCGTCCAAGCATAGACAGTGATAGTCCGTCCGCCCTTGGCCGGCCCTTCGACCGATTGGTGCTAAGGGGCCTACTCCTGGGAACGGGCGCCTATAACGCGCCCCATGCCATCGGTTCCGCTAGCGTCGCCGGGCGATCTGCACCGCCACCGGCGCCAGGGGGAAGGTCACCGCCGGCAGCTGCTCGATCACCTCGAAGCCCACTGCTTCCAGCACCGTGACCAGCTCCCCCGACAGCGGCAGGTAACGGCCCTGCATGCGCAGCCCCAGGTAATAGGGCAGCACCCGCGCCGCATCGGCCCAGCCGCCCGGTGGCGGCCCGGCGGGCACCTCGCCGGCAAGCCGGCCTTCCAGTTGCGCACCCAACGCCCGCAAGGTGCGCAGGCGGAACAGCAACGCATCACCGCAGTAGCGCGGCGCCTGCGGGTGCAGGTAGCAGGCGGCCACCGGCGCGTTGCAATAGGCGCCTTCACCCACTTCCGTCCACGACAGCAGGCCCATGCTCCATAGTTGGTCCAGCAGCGCCCGCGCGGGCGATGCCTGCCAGCCCTGGGCGGCGGCGTTGCTGTAGGTCGGGTACAACCCGACATGGGCGGTGCAAGGCTTCGCAGATTCCACCCGCCCTACAGAATGGATTCCCGCACTCGCACCGCATGGGTTTCGCTTCGCTCTACACCATCCTACGTACGCCACTGCCATGTAGTCGTAGGTCGGGTGCAACCCGACATTGACGGTGCAGGGTTTCGCGGGTTTCACCCACCCTACGGATGACCAACCTGGAGGGGCGAATTCATTGGCTCTGTCTGCGTTAAGTGTTGCTAGAAGAGTGGAGTCCAGCTGATTGCCGAGCTTTGCTGGTGCTTCTGGTTTCGCCCCCCCGGGCGAGTCCCTTTTCTCAATCGCCAGAAAAGGAACCAAAAGGGCTTGCCCCTGCATACGGGTCTGGCTGAAGCCAGACTTCCCTCGCTCCATCATCGTTCCAGGGGCACGCCGCGAAGGGCCATCCCTGGCCCATCGCGGCTCTCGCGACATCCATGTCGCTCAACCCCTTCCACGACGATTCGCTCGGCCTCCTGGGAAGGGGCGTTTGGCGGCTGCTCCAGCTTTCTTCGCCCAGCGCATCACCACGTGGTGCGCACGGACTTTCGTAGGATGGGTCGGGCGGCGTTCCGCGAGCGAAGCGAAACCCATGCGGTGGCAGAACCCTTGGCCCCCGGAAAGCACCGTGCTTGAGCGCTTGCTTTAAAGCCACAACAGCTAACGCCGACAGAGCCAATTCATTCGCCAAGCGATGCGCAGCATCGCCGCACCATCACCGTTTCCACGCCGGCCAGAAACGAAAAGACCCCGCCTAAGCGGGGCCTGTTCCTCCTCGATCACCAGCGGCGCGGGCCGCCGCCGTGCCAGTGGCGCGGCGGGCCGTAGTAAGGGCCGGGGCCGTAGTAGACGGGTTGGGCGACCACCGCCGGCTGGTAGTACACCGGTTGTGCCGGGTAGTAATAGACCGGCGGGGGCGGCGGTGGAGGCGCATAGACGACCGGAGGCGGTGCCACGTACACCGGGGCGGGCTGTACATAGACCGGGGCCGGGCGCGACGCGACGATGGCACCGCCGACAACGGCCCCCACGACCGCCCCGATCACGGCGGGGCCGGCATCATGCCCGTGGGCCGAAGCCTGGCCGGCCAGGGCGGCGGCGCCCAGCAACAGGGCAACCTGGGGCAAACGACGAAACATGACTCCTCCTGTACCCGGTGAAGGAATGGACCGGGACACAGGATCAGACAACGGCGCGGAATCGCCGCTCACTGGCGCTGGGTAAAGGTTGTGTAAGGGTGACCAATGGTGGGCGTCAGGGCCTCGCTGCGATGGCCTGGGCCCAGGCCATGTCGCGGGTGGCCGAGCCGTCGCGCAGCAGCTGCAGGGCCTGCTCCAGGTGCGGCCCACGGATGACCCCGGCGGACGCGACGAAGGCCAGGGCATCCTCGCGGGCGCGGCTCAGCTTGAGCTGCTTCTCGTCACTGCTGAGGTCGGTGGTGGCGATGATGCTGATCATCGGCGAGACCAGGGTCATGGAGAACGCCGCCTCGAAGGCGTTAGCCGGTTGCTTGCCGTTCGGTGGCGGCTCGGCGGCCTGCACGTGGGCGGCCAGCAGCACGGGCAACAGGGCCAGGGGCCTGGTCAGCATGGGGTCCTTCCTCGGTCGCGGCACTCAGGGCGATGGCCGAGGGTGCACCGATGGCAACGGCCGATCAAGCTCGGCGTCAGGCCACGCGCCACGCCTGGGTCAGCACACCGTCGCGCCCGGTCAGCGGGTCGGCCACCGGGGTCGGCACCTGGGCGATGCGCCGCACCGAGGCCAGGTAGCGGTCGGAGCCGGCGCGCTGGATGTCATAGTCCTCCTGCCCGCGCGGGTAGGCACCCACCACGAGAAAGTCCTCGCTGGCTTCCAGGCAGCAATGGCCCGTGCCGGCCGGCAGCACCAGGGCATCGCCGGCGCGGACGTGGATTTCCCGTCCGGCCTCGCCACCGAGCATCAGCCGGGCGTGGCCGCTGGCAACGCCCAGGGCTTCGTGGGCACTGGCGTGGTAGTGGTGGTAGTCGAACACCCCGGCACGCCACAGCGGCGCCCAGCGATGGGCGGCAAAGCGTCGCTCGAAGGCGGCGGCGCGGTCCGCCTCGCGCCAGAGCACGCCTCGGTAGAGCAGCACCGGGAAGCAGCTGTTGGGGGTGCGGCCGTCACCTTCGAAGAACAGCAGCTCGGGTTCGGCAGGCCCCACGGCGGTGGAAATCAGGGGGCGGCGTGCGGGACGCGTGGCGAAGTGGGTCAGGCTGGCAGGCATCTGGCGGTCCTCCGACTCGGTGTTATCTGAAGGTGGGAGCCTCATCGGCGGCCTGGGTTCAATTCCATCGACCCATCGGCCCCTAATCCACCCTCAGGTCATCGGCATAACCGCACACACTCCGCCAGGCGCAGGCGCGCCCGGGTCGCCTCGATGGGGTGGCAACGCATGAAGTCGAGAAAGGGCCGGTCGACGCAATACAGGCCGCATTCCGGGCAGTCGATATGGGCGTAGTCGTCGGTCAACAGCAGTTCGCGCGGGCGCGCGCCGCAGATCGGGCAGCACTCGCGCAGGCAGGCTCGTTGCCGGGCAGGTGTGGTCCGCCGTCGGAGCGCGCCATGGCTCGCTCCCTATTGCCTCCAGGCGAGGCGCTGCGGCGCGCTCGAGGTAGGCATGAGCCATGATCGTCTCCTGTTGCGGCTCATGAACTGAGGCCACGCCAGGACCCACCCGTTCAACATTTAACCCGGGCCAAGCGGCAGCAGCTGCCTGTGTTCACTGCGCTTTTTGCAACTTCCGATCGCACCAAACGCAGCGGCTGCAATCCTATGGCCAGGGAGCCCCGTCAGGCGTGTGACGCCCGTTGCACGAAAAGCGCTGCAAACTCGGTTCCCATTGTTCTTTTTGCGGGTGCGCCTTGCTAGTGTTGAGCATTTTTTGCGGCTCAAGGCCGCCCCGCTCATCCAACGAGCCTTCTGCGACAGGGAGTTAACCAATGTCCACAGCGTCCACCGCCGTTCTAGCCGATCTGTTGAAGCAAAACGAAAAGCCGATCCTCGACAAGTGGATGGCCGCCCAGCGCAGCGCCGGCATCCGCTCCGACCTGATCGACGACCGCACCGTGCAGGAGAACTCCCGGGAGCTGCTCAAGGCCCTGACCGCCGCCATCGCCGAGGGCGGTGAAGACTTCCAGGCAGCAGCCTGGAAGCCGGTGCGCTCGCTGCTGGAGCGCCTGTCCCAGGCCCAGAGCCGCCAAGGCTTCACCCCGTCGGAAACCGCCACCTTCGTGCTCTCCCTCAAGGAGCCGCTGTTCCGGCGCATCCAGGACCGTGGCGACAACGCCATCGAGCTGGTCTGGATCACCACGCGCCTGCTCGACAAGCTCGGCCTGTACAGCATGCAGGCCTTCATGGCCGGCCGTGAAACGGTGATCCGCGAGCAGCAGGAAAGCATGCTGGAACTCTCCACCCCCGTGGTGCAGCTGTGGAAAGGCGTGCTGGCCATCCCGCTGATCGGCTCCCTGGACAGCAACCGCACCCAGGTGGTGATGGAGGCGCTGCTGCAGAAGATCGTCGAGACCGAGTCCGACATCGCCATCATCGACATCACCGGCGTGCCCACCGTCGACACCATGGTCGCCCAGCACCTGCTCAAGACCATCACCGCCGCCAAGCTGATGGGCGCCAAGTGCATCATCAGCGGCATCCGCCCGCAGATCGCCGCCACCATCGTCCACCTCGGCGTCGAGCTGGGTGACGTGATGACCAAGGCGTCCCTGGCCGATGCCTTCCAGCTGGCGCTCAAGGAACTGAACGTCCGCCTGGTCGGCGGCCGTTAAGGGGAACGCACCATGGTGGACAGAATCCCGATCCTGAAGATGGGCAAATACCTCATGCTGACCATCCAGGTGGACATGCATGACCAGCTCGCCCTGGACCTCCAGGAAGACCTCACCGAACAGATCGTGCGGCACAAGGCCAAGGGCGTACTGATCGATATCTCCTCCCTGGAAATCGTCGACTCCTTCATCGGCCGAATGCTTTCCCACATCGCCAACGTTTCCCGCATCCTCGACGCCAAGGTCATTGTCGTCGGCATGCAGCCCGCCGTGGCCATCACCCTGGTGGAGCTGGGCCTCTCGCTGGAGGGCATCGCCACTGCGCTGAATGTCGAGAAAGGCATGCGCTGGCTGGAAAAAACCGTGGCTGACGACGACCTGATCCTGGAGCAAGAGCGTGACGAAGACCGAAACGCTTCCGCTGAAGCAGGAGACTGACATCGTCGTCATCCGCCAACGCGTGCGCAAAGCCGCTGAGGAAGCCAGGCTCGGCCTGATATCCCAGACCAAGGTGGTGACGGCCGCCAGCGAGATCGCACGTAACGCCCTGATCTACGGCGGCGGTGGCGAATGCGTGATCGAGAGCTGCCTGCGCGACGGCCGCGCGGCGGTGCGCCTGAGCATCAGCGACCAGGGCCCCGGCATCGCCGACTTGGAGCGCGCCATGGTGGATGGCTACACCTCCGGCGGCGGGCTCGGCCTGGGCCTCAGCGGTGCGCGGCGCCTGGTGGACGAGTTCGCCATCGACACCCGTCCCGGCGAAGGCACGCGGGTGGAGCTGTGGAAATGGAAATGATCCCCAGCTGCCACCTGCTGCTCGAGGTGTCCGACAGCGCCCATGTGGATGCCGTGCGCCGCACCGTGGTGCGCCACGCCAGCCAGCTGACCGGCGATGAAACCCTGCTCGGTCGCCTCACCGTGGTGGTGCAGGAAATGGCCCGCAACCTGATCAACCACGCCGGCCAGGGCGAGCTGCTGTTCCGCTGCGACGAAGCCGGCCTCGAAGTCACCGCGGTGGACCGTGGCCCCGGCATGACCAACGTGGCCCAGTGCCTGAGCGACAACTACTCCACCACCGGCACCATGGGCGCCGGCCTCGGTGCCATCCAGCGCATGTCCGATGGCTTCGACCTGTTCTCCCAGCCGGGTCTCGGTACCGTGGTGCAGGCCCGCTTCCACCTGGGCCAGCGCCCGGCCGCTGGCGCCCTGCAGGTGGGCGCCGTGTGCACGCCCTACCCCGGCGAGACCCTCAGCGGCGACGCCTGGGCCGTGCTCGGCAACCGCGTGCTGGTCTGCGACGGCCTGGGTCATGGCCATGCCGCCAGCACTGCCAGCCAGAAGGCGCGCGAGGTGTTTCTCGGCCATGACCCGCACATCCCCCTGCAGGCACTGATGGAGCAGTTGCACCGCGCCTTGATGTCCACCCGGGGCGGTGCCGCTGCCATCGCCGAGGTCCAGCCCGCGCAACGCCAGGTGCAGTTCTGCGGCATCGGCAACATCGCCGGCAGCCTGCTCACCGACAAGGCCCGCAGCATGGCATCGAGCAATGGAACGGTCGGCTACCGCATCGGTCGTATCCATACCTTCAGTTATCCCTGGGATGACAGCTCGATCATGATCCTCGCCTCGGACGGCATCAGC includes the following:
- a CDS encoding YciI family protein, which encodes MKYLCLIYFDETVLDSMPAERFESIVGHCMEYEQRLQRSGQYIAAEALQSTATATTLRLQGDKLSITDGPFAETREQVGGFYLIDAKDLNEAIQIASKIPPARLGCIEIRPIKELPRL
- a CDS encoding anti-sigma regulatory factor, with the translated sequence MTKTETLPLKQETDIVVIRQRVRKAAEEARLGLISQTKVVTAASEIARNALIYGGGGECVIESCLRDGRAAVRLSISDQGPGIADLERAMVDGYTSGGGLGLGLSGARRLVDEFAIDTRPGEGTRVELWKWK
- a CDS encoding ATP-binding protein, translating into MEMIPSCHLLLEVSDSAHVDAVRRTVVRHASQLTGDETLLGRLTVVVQEMARNLINHAGQGELLFRCDEAGLEVTAVDRGPGMTNVAQCLSDNYSTTGTMGAGLGAIQRMSDGFDLFSQPGLGTVVQARFHLGQRPAAGALQVGAVCTPYPGETLSGDAWAVLGNRVLVCDGLGHGHAASTASQKAREVFLGHDPHIPLQALMEQLHRALMSTRGGAAAIAEVQPAQRQVQFCGIGNIAGSLLTDKARSMASSNGTVGYRIGRIHTFSYPWDDSSIMILASDGISTKLDLNAYPGLRVRHPGVIAALIHRDHKRLNDDATVVVVKNG
- a CDS encoding STAS domain-containing protein, whose amino-acid sequence is MSTASTAVLADLLKQNEKPILDKWMAAQRSAGIRSDLIDDRTVQENSRELLKALTAAIAEGGEDFQAAAWKPVRSLLERLSQAQSRQGFTPSETATFVLSLKEPLFRRIQDRGDNAIELVWITTRLLDKLGLYSMQAFMAGRETVIREQQESMLELSTPVVQLWKGVLAIPLIGSLDSNRTQVVMEALLQKIVETESDIAIIDITGVPTVDTMVAQHLLKTITAAKLMGAKCIISGIRPQIAATIVHLGVELGDVMTKASLADAFQLALKELNVRLVGGR
- the aroQ gene encoding type II 3-dehydroquinate dehydratase, with the translated sequence MSPTLLVLNGPNLNMLGTREPANYGHETLADIERLCCETGAALGLEVECRQTNHEGQLIDWIHQARGRCAGILINPGAWTHTSVAIRDALVASELPVVEVHLSNVHKREEFRQHSFVSAIAVGVICGLGSDGYRAGVQHFAKRLAG
- a CDS encoding DUF899 domain-containing protein, coding for MKIESHPVVSHEQWLDARKELLRKEKAFNRLRDELSAARRDLPWERVSDAYRFEGPTGQETLEQLFAGRSTLVVYHFMFGPGWKEGCDGCSFLADHFDGANLHLAHHDVSLVAVSRAPWQEFQDFKRRMGWAFKWVSSHGCAFNADFGVSATPEAIAAGTARYNYDTSRDPGEEMPGLSVFFRLPSGEVFHTYSTYARGLDMLVGTYNFLDLLPKGRDEDEIMDWVRHHDRYEGAGPRHDCCSAKAGGD
- a CDS encoding DUF2388 domain-containing protein; this encodes MLTRPLALLPVLLAAHVQAAEPPPNGKQPANAFEAAFSMTLVSPMISIIATTDLSSDEKQLKLSRAREDALAFVASAGVIRGPHLEQALQLLRDGSATRDMAWAQAIAARP
- a CDS encoding shikimate dehydrogenase, with protein sequence MTAHASVLAGLIGSGIQASRTPALHEHEGDAQGLRYLYRLIDLDPLQLDVSALPQLLEAAERTGFTGLNITFPCKQAIIPLLDELSPEARGIGAVNTVVLRGGRRVGHNTDCLGFAEGFRRGLGDVARERVVQMGAGGAGAAVAHALLAEGVGTLVIFDVDARRAQSLADNLNQHFGAGRAHAGKDLPGALATAEGLVNTTPMGMAKLPGTPVPAELLRPALWVAEIVYFPLETQLLKDARALGCRTLDGGTMAVFQAVKAFELFSGNEANAQRMLEHFRRLGA
- the soxR gene encoding redox-sensitive transcriptional activator SoxR, with protein sequence MPKVTASNIGKALTVGQVAERSGVAVSTLHFYEAKGLISSTRNAGNQRRYPREVLRRVAVIKVAQRLGIPLASIHAALMTLPEGRTPTAADWHALSARWKAELDERIRRLTQLRDQLDGCIGCGCLTMEVCPLRNPGDELSDLGSGPVLLDTGDAVE
- a CDS encoding YybH family protein, which produces MSSNEQAVAEIQALLADWAEAVRSKDVKRIVGFYAEEVVAYDAILQLQFVGREAYGAHWAYCMEMCQGHSIFDPQHVKIRASGDVGFAHFLCLCGGTNAEGVEQQGYMRVSCGYQRSGGKWRIVHDHFSAPFDMESGQALFDLQP
- a CDS encoding RNA polymerase sigma factor; its protein translation is MEVTQARQRVEAAYREESRRVLATLIRLLGDFELAEEALHDAFIAAVEQWPVDGVPANPRAWLVSAGRFKAIDALRRRARFDARQAQLIIELERDEPEEIEDVEDDRLRLIFTCCHPALPADAQVPLTLREVCDLKTEEIARAFLATPSTIAQRIVRAKAKIRDARIPYQVPAMAELPERLDNVLRVIYLVFNEGYSATSGDSLTRADLSAEAIRLGRLLLELLPDSEVMGLLALMLLHDSRRQARTGVDGELVLLEDQDRALWNRQQIDEGCALVERALASRRIGMYTLQAAISAVHASAATPEATDWAQIVALYGVLQRGIGSPVIELNRAVAVAMHQGPEAGLVLIEAILERGELRDYQLAHSARADLYRRLGRRDEARAAYRVALGLTRQDTERRFIERRLAELGQ
- a CDS encoding STAS domain-containing protein; translation: MVDRIPILKMGKYLMLTIQVDMHDQLALDLQEDLTEQIVRHKAKGVLIDISSLEIVDSFIGRMLSHIANVSRILDAKVIVVGMQPAVAITLVELGLSLEGIATALNVEKGMRWLEKTVADDDLILEQERDEDRNASAEAGD
- a CDS encoding cupin domain-containing protein, whose translation is MPASLTHFATRPARRPLISTAVGPAEPELLFFEGDGRTPNSCFPVLLYRGVLWREADRAAAFERRFAAHRWAPLWRAGVFDYHHYHASAHEALGVASGHARLMLGGEAGREIHVRAGDALVLPAGTGHCCLEASEDFLVVGAYPRGQEDYDIQRAGSDRYLASVRRIAQVPTPVADPLTGRDGVLTQAWRVA